The bacterium genome contains the following window.
CCCCTGTGCTTTCTCCGCTGAGATGATTCGGGCTCTCCTTGTATGGCTGATATCACTTGATCTTCCACATCGCGTCTCCTTATGCTGCTCCACTTCAGCAATCTCTATCCACCGACCGATAATTTCCTGCGGTCTGCTGTCACTGTCTCTCATCAATCCAAGCACATTATGCACCAGGTGATAGGTGCCATCCTTATGTCGAAACCTGTAACTGAAGGTATAATATTCCTTTTCTGCCAGACGGGTCAGGAGGGTGAGGATGCGGGTAACATCCTCCGGATGAACATGATCGATCCAGAACCCCGGATCGCTCAGGAATTCCGCTGGTTCATAGCCGAAAAGAGCCTTTACTTTCCGGCTTACAAAGGTAAAGGGATAACCACCTGTCGGCTGGCAGGCGTATATAACCGGCGAGCTGATAAGGGGAAGACATTTTGATCGCCTTCGGCCACCCCTGTTTACCTGCCGCACCTTCCGGCATTCATTACTGATATCAGTAATAAATGCATAATAATACTGGATATTCCCTTCAAAATCACAAACCGGATGAATGAACACCTCTACGATAACTCTCGATCCGTCCTGGCGGATACACTCTTTCTCGTAGAGCTGCGGCTGGCCCGTAAGGTGCAGATATTCCAAGGCCCTGGTTTCCGTTTCCCGCCACTCGGAGGGTGTAAGATCCATAGCCCAGTCCATACTTCGTAATTCCCGTTCAGGGTAGCCAAGAAGCTCACAGCACGGGCGGTTGAAAGCGATTATACGTCCATCAAGATAACCCACCCAAAAAGGTTGTGAGGTACGCCTGCTGATATCAGCCAGATACCGTAACCGTTCCTGATCATCTTCCTCCCGATCGGGGGACCAGATTGGCAGCCTCTTTTTTTCATTTTGCATTTCAGATTGCATTTTAGATGGTTCACACTTCACAACATTCACCTGCCATGGATCAGGTTTTCTATCATCTGTTTGAGAAAGGCTCTGTGATGGCTCCATTATCGTTATCGGCATGGTGGGCGGTTAAATTTGGATAATGAGGGGAGTGAGTGGGAATTGGAAACTTATTCAGGCACACAGGGACAAAGGCACAAAGGGATAAAGAAGATACAATAGTTGGTTTATGATTCCCGCTCCCCTCTTCCTTCCGCCCCCGTCGCCGCCTTTTCCAGAACCTGGAAAAAATCCTGGACCTCCCGCATCAGGGCTTCTCCATGGGTATTGGCTACGGTCATCGAGAGGTCGCCGGGGGGAGAGAGGCGCAAGACTTTGCCGTTCTTCTGGACAAGCTGAATCAACGCCGGCGGAGAAATCGGGGTTCTCTCGTCAAAGGTAAAGCTGACCTGATCCCCGGCCCGGTGGACGGCTTTTACCTTCCATTTCTGGCAGAGCAGGCGCAGTTGCAGGTGCTGGAAGAAGAGCCTGGCCGCATCCGGCAGAGCGCCGTATCGGTCTTCCAGCTCCTCTTTCCATGACTTGAGGGCTTCATCATTTTCGAGCAGGGAGGCCCGCTTGTAGAGGTTCAGCCGCTGATTGGTGTCCGGCACATAAAAGTCGGGCAGATGGGCTTCGACCTGAAGATCGATGGTAATATCGAGGCTGGTTTCTACCGGCTCACCCTGCATTTCCTGAACAGCCTGGCGGATCAGGTCGCAGTAGAGATCAAAGCCTACGGCTGCAATCTGGCCATGCTGCTCTGCTCCCAGGAGATTACCCGCACCCCGGATTTCCATGTCTCTGGCTGCCAGGCGAAACCCCGATCCCAGTTCGCTCAGTTCCTGGATAGCCACCATCCGCTTCCGGGCCTCCTCGGTGAGGGCATCCTCGCCCGGAATGATCAGGTAGGCAAAGGCCCTTCGGCTCGACCGGCCAACCCTTCCCCGGAGCTGGTACAACTGGGCCAGCCCGTAGCGGTGGGCCTGGTTGATGATAATCGTATTGGCTGCCGGAATATCCAGCCCCGATTCGACAATGGTGGTGCAGACCAGGATATCATACTTGTGCTGCACAAAATCCAGCATGATCTTCTCAAGCTGCCGCTCTTCCATCTGGCCGTGAGCAACGGCGATTCTGGCCGATGGAACGAGGCCGCGGACATAATCGGCGATCTTTTCGATATTTTCCACCCGGTTATGGACGAAAAAGACCTGCCCTTCCCGCTCCATTTCCCGGATAATGGCCTGGGTGATAATATCCGGATCGAATTTGATGATATGGGTCTGGATAGCCAGCCGGTCCGCAGGGGGGGTGTCGATAACGCTGAGATCCCGGACACCGGTCAGGGCCATGTTCAGGGTCCGGGGGATAGGGGTGGCGGTAAGGGTCAGGACATCCACCGAGCTTCGCAGGGTTTTCAGCCGCTCCTTGTGGGCCACGCCAAAGCGCTGCTCCTCGTCGATGATGACCAGGCCAAGATTGCGAAATTCGATGTCTTTTTGCAGCAGCCGATGAGTGCCGATCACCACATCCACCGTACCGTCCCGAAGGCCCTGAATCGTCTCCTGCTGCTGCCTGCGGGAGCGAAAGCGGCTGAGCATCTCGACCTTCACCGGATAGGGGGAGAGTCGCTGGGAAAATTTCTGGAAATGCTGCTCCACCAGAATGGTGGTCGGAGCAACCAGGGCGACCTGCCTGTTGCCGGTGATGGCCTTGAAAGCCGCCCGCAGGGCCACTTCGGTCTTCCCGTAGCCCACATCCCCGCAGACCAGCCTGTCCATGGGCCGTGGCTGCTCCATGTCCTCCTTGACATCCCGGATGGCCCTGGCCTGGTCCGGGGTCTCCTCATATTCAAAGGATGCCTCAAACTCCCGCTGCCAGGGTGTGTCGGCGGGAGCGGCAAAGCCGCTGGCAATCGAGCGGGCTGCATAGAGCTTCAGCAGATCCTCGGCCATTTTTTTCACCGAATTCTTCACCCGCGCCTTGGTTTTGCCCCAACTGGTGCCGCCCAGTTTGTCCAGCTTGGGAATGGCACCGCCCGAACCCGAATACTTCTGGACCATGTTCAGTTTTTCCGGCGGGATATAGAGCTTGTCGCCATCACAATATTCCACCAGCATGAAATCCTTGCGGATGTCCCCGACAGCCAGCTTCTTCAGCCCCAGGTAGCGGCCAATGCCGTGCTCCACGTGCACCACATAATCCCCTTCTTTCAGGTCGCGGAAGGTAGAGATAACCGCAGCCGGGCGACGGCCTTTGAATGCAGGAATTTTTTTCCGCTCACCGAAAATCTCCTGGTCCGTGATCAGTACCAGCGACAGGCCGGGCAGGTAGAATCCGTGTGAAACCTCTCCCAGACAGATCAGGGGAGGCAATACTGCTTCATCCCCTGCCGACAGGAGCGGGACCGCATCCTCCTCACCCAGACGCCGTACACCCAATTCATATTCCCGGAACAGTTCCTCGAGCCGCTCGGCCTGGCTTTCACTGCCGCAAACCAGAACAATCAATTGATGCTTCCGGTGCCAGGATTTGATCTCCGAAGTCAGATTCTCAAGGTACGAGGTGCGGTCCCGGCCCATGATTTTCGATTTTCCAACCAGGCCGCTGACCGATTTTACCGTAAAGGAAACAGTATCCGGGGCTGATTCCCCGATTTCAGCCAGGGTCGCTGTCTTCAGGGCGCGCAGGGAAAAAACCTGCCGTCCGGGGAAATATTCCTGCTGAATGTCCGTCCACTGCCGGTACCCTTCCCTGGGAGGGGGATAGGGGAGATTTTCCCGGTGCACCTGGTGGTATCTTCGTTCGACTTCGTTCTGAAAGTCCTCGGCAGCCCGCTGTACGGCACCGGGTTCGGAGAGAAAAATATGGCCGTCTGCGGGCAAATACTGAAAGAGGGTATCCGTGCGGGAGTAAAGGTAGGGGATATAATGCACCAGACCCGGAAAAGGAACTGCCTGGTCCAGTTGGGCCTGGAGCAGCTCGATCTTCGACTGGTACAAATACGAATCCCCAAACTCCTGCCTGAGCCTGAGGGAAAGATGGTGGCAGTGCTCCCGGTTGAGAATGGCCTCCGTCACCGGCAGGACGATCACTTCCTCCAGGAATTTCTCGGACCGCTGGGTCGAAGGATTAAATTGCCGGATCGATTCGATGGTATCGCCGAAAAACTCCAGGCGTACGGGCGATGAATGACCCGGCGGGAAAATGTCCAGCACCCCACCCCGGACGCTGTAATCGCCAGGATCTTCCACCAGGTCCACCATCCGGTATCCTCCCCGCACCAGCAGGCCGATGATTTCCTCCCGCTCGATGGTCTCTCCGGCCCCAAAAAATCCTACCGTGCTGTTAAACACCCTCTTGGGCATAAGGTTTTGCAGGGCAGCCTCAACCGGAGCCACCACCATGCCTGCCGGGTGGTTGAGCAGGGCATAGAGTGATTCGATCCGGCGGCTGACCACTTCAGGCAGCGGCGACTGGGCCTCATAGGGGAGGATTTCCCAGGCGGGAAACAGGTGAACGGAATACCCGGCTGCCTGCGGATGGATCATGCGGACAAAAAACTGCAGATCCTGGTAGAGCTTTTCAGCCAGCTCGCAAGAGGGTGCCAGGATGAGAAAATTCCCGGTCAACTGCCCCCGCAGGAGAGCGATGAGGAGCTCTTTACTGGTTTCCCACAGTCCCTCGAGATGAATATGTTTTTCTCCCTTCTCCAGGGCTTTTAAAACCGGAGCAAGGAAGGTATCGAGATTGCTGTTATTTGGCATTTCCCTGCAAAGTGCGCTCGCCATTTCCTCCAAAACGACTTCGGATGAGGTTGATAATGGTGGTGGTCGAAACATCGGGAACCAGCGGGATGCGGACAACCCTGCCTCCCCCCGCTTCCACCACCTCACGCCCGATGATCTGATCATATCCCCAATCGGCCCCTTTGACTAAAATGTCCGGCTGCACCAGGGAGATGAGCCTGAGCGGGTCAGGCTCATCGAAGACAACCACCAGGTCCACACATTCGAGGGCAGCCAGAACCTCCGCCCGCTGCTCCTGGGGGAGAATCGGACGGCTCTCCCCCTTGATGAGCCGGATAGAGCGGTCACTGTTCAATCCGATCAGGAGACAATCGCCGCAGGCTCTGGCTTCCTGGAGATAGCGGGTATGCCCTACGTGGAGAAGATCGAAGCAGCCATTGGTGAAAACGATCTTCTCTCCTTTTGCCTTTCGCCCGGTGACGATATCCTGAATCCTGTCAATCGGCTGAATTTTCAGCCTGGGATCTACGAGCACTTCACTCCTTTCCTTATCTATACTTAAAGCGGACCGACAACCTCCTGCCAACTGCAGATGTCTTTACTGGCCACTGGCCACTGAGCACTCCTTCCTCACGGTCTGCCGATGCCGTAGTAGATAAATCCCCTCTCGCGCATCAGTTTGGGGTCATAGAGGTTGCGGCCATCGAAAATAACCGGGGTCCGCATGAGTTGCTTGATCCGGTCAAAGTTCGGGCGGCGGAATTCGTTCCATTCGGTGATTACCAGCAGGCCGTCAGCTCCTTCGAGGCACTCGTAATTACGGGAGCAGAGCTGAATTTTATCCTTGAAAATCTCCCTGGCCCGGTCCATAGCCGCAGGATCGTAAGCCCGGATACTGGCCCCTTCAGCCAGCAAGTGGTTGATAATATTCAAGGATGCAGCCTCACGCATATCATCGGTCTGGGATTTGAAAGCCAGTCCCCACAGGGCCAGGAGCTTTCCCTTCACTCCTTCCTGACCACAGTTCCTGAAATGCTCACATACTTTGAGTCCGAGAAGGTTTTTCTGACAGTTATTGACCTTTTCCACAGCCCTTAAGATTTCCATGGGATACTGGTACTTTTCAGCGGTACGGATAATGGCCTTGACATCTTTGGGAAAGCACGATCCGCCATAGCCGACGCCGGGGAAAAGGAACGAGTGGCCGATCCGGGAATCGGTACTGATGCCCATCCGCACCATGTCAATATCCGCGCCCACCCGCTCGCACAGGTTAGCCAGCTCGTTCATGAAGGAAATCCGGGTGGCCAGCATGGCATTGGCGGCGTATTTGGTCATTTCCGCAGATTTGATGTCCATGATAATGATAGGGTTTCCGGTCCTGACAAAGGGGGAATAAAGCTCCCTCATGATATCGGCTACCTTGGGACTATCACAGCCGATAATGACCCGGTCCGGCTTCATGAAGTCCGCGACAGCCGCCCCTTCCTTCAAAAATTCGGGGTTGGACACTACATCAAACTCAATTGGGGTTTCCCTGGCTATTGTCTGGCGTACCAGTTCGGCTGTGCCGACCGGGACAGTGCTTTTATCCACAATGATCTTGTAGGAATCCATGATCTGACCGATGGACCTGGCTACAGCCAGCACATGCTGCAAGTCTGCTGACCCGTCCTCGTCCGGAGGAGTGCCTACGGCAATGATATTGATCAGAGATTCCCTGACCCCTTCAGCCAGATCGGTGGTGAACTGAAGCCGCCCTTCGCGGCTGTTTCGCTGCACCAGATCCTCCAGGCCAGGTTCGTAGATGGGGATTTTGCCCTGCCTGAGGCCGGCGATCTTTTGCTCGTCAATGTCCACACAAATTACATCACTGCCATTTTCAGCAAAACAGGCACCGGTTACCAGCCCTACATAACCAGTTCCTATGACACAGATATTCATCAGGTATCTCCTTCTGTATCTCTTATGAGTTATTTCCGGGTTCGGATCCGTTCGTTCGTTGACGCTGGTCCAAACGTGTCAGATAAGTGATGATGCAGACCTTGCTCTCCCTTAACCTCCTTCCAAGATCAGTAAGCTGTGTGAGGTCCCTGAGCTTCATAGAGAACTTTTTCTTTTTTCTCTATATATCGTGTGAAGCGGGTTGCCGGGCTCAGTGGAACGATGTCAACAGGAGTATGCAGCTCTTCCTCTAACATGGCTCCGAATTCAAAAATCTTCCACCCTTCCAGGCCATCACAGGCCAGGTCCAAATCATGAGCCTTTTCCAGCTCTTCCAGGGCGCTTCCAAAAAGAACCAGCTTTCTTACACCATATTTTTTGGCTAAAGTTATGCAAAGCTCTAACTGATTTTGATTAATCCCCATAAGACATCGGCTATTTCACCGCCTTAATCCCGGCATCCTCAAGATATTTTTCTATTCTCCCAAGGCTCTCGAAAATCGTCCGGGATTTATTGACGATTTCGTTATAGATATCTTCCAACTGCTCCGGCAGGTAGACATGGGCTATCTTATTTCGCAGCAGTCTTGCCTCCAGCCAGAATCCGATATCGTCGATGAGTCCCATTTTCTGCATCATCAGCAACCGGTCCCTGAGCGTGTCGCTGCTTTTGGCATTGATGAAAATTTCCAATCCCTTAAAGAAGCCGAGAATCAGTTCAACGCTTTTTTCAAATCTGAACGAAAGGGAGTCGTAATATTCAAGCTCAGGAGGAGTATACAGTTTTTCCGGGTCATAGGGGGAAAACCTCTCTATGGAGGCTTTCAACAGGTTGCATCCTTTTTTGAGATTCTTAAATTCGTTCAATATCAAGCCGCTGCGCACCTTTGATTATCTCCTGGCAAAACGGGTCATCCTCCTTGTATATCACAACATCAAGCTGCTGCTCGCATATCGAAAAGAATTTGGCTTGGATGCGTAAAGAGAGTTGTAAGGGATTACCCTCTGTCTCTGGCACGAGGAGAATATCGATGTCCCCGCCTTTTTTCGTATCGTCAAGCCTTGAGCCGAAAAGGTAAACATCACCCTGAAAATCCGCCAGACAGTATTTGAGAGCCCTTTGTTCACACTCGTCTAGTCGCATGACGGGCGATCGATCTCCTTTTCTACGGTATCCAGGAATTGGGCAATATCTTTCTGATAAAGCCCTTTGAGCCTCCTGGCACTGTCGAGTGGTATTTTCACCTTTTCATAGCGAAGCTCATAGGAGTATGCATGCCGGAAAAAGTACCGGAAGGCACGAAGCTCATCGAGCTCTCGGTAAGCTTCATTCGAGATCAAGGGGGGCCGTAAGCCCTCCACGGAGAGGGTTATCCTGCGCAACAGCACCTTACACTGAGTGCTATCCTTGGACAGCATCCCCAGGATACGATTCTCAAAGCAGCAGGCTACTATCTTAAAGAGATACTCAAATGCGCAGTACAGATTGTGCAATTGGTAGCCAAGACTTTCAAGCTTTGCCTTACTTGCTTGTGCTCCTCTTTCTCTATCTTCCACTTCGTTATAAATTCTCTCTATCTCTTTAACTTGAGCCTCTATTTCGGCTTTGAGAAGGTTGAATTCTATCATCTCCATTTTCGTCTCTCTGCTGCCAGGTAAAGGTAACTGCCCATAACGCCTGGTCCTTCTCCTCCATACCTGCATTCTAAAGCCAAAAGGGACCATTGTCAAGGATCAGCAAGGCAAGAGATTCTCCCACTTACCTTTAAGACAAAAGGCGTGAGGAAAGCTCATCGGCAAGTTTCTTCCCGACAGCGGGAATGGAAAAATGCTCCTCCACCTTCCGGCGGGCATTGGCGCCCATTTCCTTTCTCAGCCCGGCATCGGTGATGAGGGTATTCAGGGTCTGATAAAACCCCCCGGGTGATGAAACCACAAATCCCTCACGGCCATGCTCGACAATGTCGCGGTTACTGCCAACATCGGAGCAGACAGCAGGGACTGCAGCAGCCATGTATTGCAGGATCTTGTATCCGCATTTGCCCTGCGTCCACTGGTTATCGGGCAGCGGCATCACCCCGATATCGAACCGGGCTACCTCCTGGTCCTGGATCTCGAGTGTCCAGGGAATGTGCCTGACCGTGACTCCGGGAATATCGATTGCGGCATCACAGACAACATTGACCTGAATATTATGACTGCGCGCCAGAGACTGAAATACCGGAGACAGCATCTTCAGATGGTGCAGGTTGCCTTTCCCCCCCACCCAGCCGATAATGACCCTGACAGGATCACCGGTACCGGCATCGTTTTGGTAGCATTTCTGCGGTATATTGCGGGTTTCCACTGCCGACGGGACTACGGTCACGTTGTGGTTGAATTGACCGGCATAATCAGCCAGAATCCGGTTTCCGGCAACCACAAGGTCAACGCTGCGGACAAGGCATTGAAATTTCAGGCTCCTTGTTCTGCTTTCCGCCTGTGCATGCCGGTCATCATGGTAATAGATGGCATCATCGAAATCAAAGACCAACTGTTTGGCATTGTGCCTGAAAAGCCGGGCCTCAAGCGGCGTAAGCAGCTTCTTTTGCAGGTAAATGATATCAAAATGTCCAAGCTGCCGGAGAATTTTGATCTTTTCAGGAATTGTTTTTGGATAGGGGACGGCAACCGGATCAATTCCCCGGTTGCGTATTTCCGGTACCAGGTTCAAAACCCTGATCCGGCTGCTTGGCAGCTTCTCGTCCTGATAGATAAACAAAATCCTGTTCATGTCCTTGATTTCCCCTGACCGTGCGGCCTGCTGCCGCACCATAATCTCTCCCTCAGACAGCCGCCCCCCGGAGGCAACCTTCCCGCTTTTCCCGTGATCCCGTGGAACGCTCCCAGGGCTATGGCATACACCTTGAGCATCTTCCGGTCTTCAAAAAGAAGGATTCGGGCGATATCCTTGCGGCTTTTTTTGAGCACCCGGACCGTACCCCGGATTTTGCCATACTGCTCGCGTGCCAATATGAGGCGATTCCGGGTCATGTAATACCGCCTGAGCGGGTTGTGGTGCGATGTCTCCAGAGTCTGCCAGAGAAACTTATGACTTCTCCGGGCACCCACCGGATGGAGCATGCCGAGAGGGAGCGAGAGAAGTATCCTGTACCCGAAGTTGCGGAGTCTCAGACAATACTCATGATCAATCTGGTCAATGAATAACTCTTCGCGGAAAGGACCGACTCTGTCAAAAGCCGCAATGGACAACAGGCTGCCGGAGGTAATCAGGGTTTTTTCTTCTACCCATGATAGCGCAGGCTCACCCGCAACCCTGGCACAGAGCGGTTGCCGGTAAACATATCCATTGTTCGGGTCCTGATAATTAGTTCCTATCATGCCTGTTTCTTCCCGGAAGGGGCAGTCCTGATAGGCAGCGGCCAGATTGTCTACCATACTTTCCAAAGGTATAGTATCCTGATCGAGCGTTAAAGCCCAGAGGCACCCTTGCGCCCTGGCCCACCGCACACCCTGGTTAAGCGCAGCGGCAACGCCCAGGTTATCGGCGTTGAGAATCAGGTGAGCGTTCAGGGAGGGAGCAGCTTTATTCAACATGGCAACCGCCGGACTGGAGGAGTGGTTATCGACAATAACCATACGGCCGGCCTGTTTTGCTGCCTTTATTGCGCGTTCAGGGAAACCGGCATCGGGATGATAGGTAACGATGATGGCACAAATATTCTCCTTCCTGGGGCCGACAGCCTCTTGCATGGTTTTATCAGCAGTATGATCTCCCATTGTCCTTATCTTTCATCTTCCCTGCATCCTCATTATCATTGCGGTCTGGTTCCCTTTCCGAAATCTTGGGTTTCGGCAGGTCAGATTTCAGCAC
Protein-coding sequences here:
- a CDS encoding glycosyltransferase family 4 protein, coding for MVRQQAARSGEIKDMNRILFIYQDEKLPSSRIRVLNLVPEIRNRGIDPVAVPYPKTIPEKIKILRQLGHFDIIYLQKKLLTPLEARLFRHNAKQLVFDFDDAIYYHDDRHAQAESRTRSLKFQCLVRSVDLVVAGNRILADYAGQFNHNVTVVPSAVETRNIPQKCYQNDAGTGDPVRVIIGWVGGKGNLHHLKMLSPVFQSLARSHNIQVNVVCDAAIDIPGVTVRHIPWTLEIQDQEVARFDIGVMPLPDNQWTQGKCGYKILQYMAAAVPAVCSDVGSNRDIVEHGREGFVVSSPGGFYQTLNTLITDAGLRKEMGANARRKVEEHFSIPAVGKKLADELSSRLLS
- a CDS encoding nucleotidyltransferase domain-containing protein, translated to MRLDECEQRALKYCLADFQGDVYLFGSRLDDTKKGGDIDILLVPETEGNPLQLSLRIQAKFFSICEQQLDVVIYKEDDPFCQEIIKGAQRLDIERI
- a CDS encoding nucleotidyltransferase domain-containing protein, with the translated sequence MGINQNQLELCITLAKKYGVRKLVLFGSALEELEKAHDLDLACDGLEGWKIFEFGAMLEEELHTPVDIVPLSPATRFTRYIEKKEKVLYEAQGPHTAY
- the mfd gene encoding transcription-repair coupling factor, which produces MASALCREMPNNSNLDTFLAPVLKALEKGEKHIHLEGLWETSKELLIALLRGQLTGNFLILAPSCELAEKLYQDLQFFVRMIHPQAAGYSVHLFPAWEILPYEAQSPLPEVVSRRIESLYALLNHPAGMVVAPVEAALQNLMPKRVFNSTVGFFGAGETIEREEIIGLLVRGGYRMVDLVEDPGDYSVRGGVLDIFPPGHSSPVRLEFFGDTIESIRQFNPSTQRSEKFLEEVIVLPVTEAILNREHCHHLSLRLRQEFGDSYLYQSKIELLQAQLDQAVPFPGLVHYIPYLYSRTDTLFQYLPADGHIFLSEPGAVQRAAEDFQNEVERRYHQVHRENLPYPPPREGYRQWTDIQQEYFPGRQVFSLRALKTATLAEIGESAPDTVSFTVKSVSGLVGKSKIMGRDRTSYLENLTSEIKSWHRKHQLIVLVCGSESQAERLEELFREYELGVRRLGEEDAVPLLSAGDEAVLPPLICLGEVSHGFYLPGLSLVLITDQEIFGERKKIPAFKGRRPAAVISTFRDLKEGDYVVHVEHGIGRYLGLKKLAVGDIRKDFMLVEYCDGDKLYIPPEKLNMVQKYSGSGGAIPKLDKLGGTSWGKTKARVKNSVKKMAEDLLKLYAARSIASGFAAPADTPWQREFEASFEYEETPDQARAIRDVKEDMEQPRPMDRLVCGDVGYGKTEVALRAAFKAITGNRQVALVAPTTILVEQHFQKFSQRLSPYPVKVEMLSRFRSRRQQQETIQGLRDGTVDVVIGTHRLLQKDIEFRNLGLVIIDEEQRFGVAHKERLKTLRSSVDVLTLTATPIPRTLNMALTGVRDLSVIDTPPADRLAIQTHIIKFDPDIITQAIIREMEREGQVFFVHNRVENIEKIADYVRGLVPSARIAVAHGQMEERQLEKIMLDFVQHKYDILVCTTIVESGLDIPAANTIIINQAHRYGLAQLYQLRGRVGRSSRRAFAYLIIPGEDALTEEARKRMVAIQELSELGSGFRLAARDMEIRGAGNLLGAEQHGQIAAVGFDLYCDLIRQAVQEMQGEPVETSLDITIDLQVEAHLPDFYVPDTNQRLNLYKRASLLENDEALKSWKEELEDRYGALPDAARLFFQHLQLRLLCQKWKVKAVHRAGDQVSFTFDERTPISPPALIQLVQKNGKVLRLSPPGDLSMTVANTHGEALMREVQDFFQVLEKAATGAEGRGERES
- a CDS encoding PAS domain-containing protein, with amino-acid sequence MQSEMQNEKKRLPIWSPDREEDDQERLRYLADISRRTSQPFWVGYLDGRIIAFNRPCCELLGYPERELRSMDWAMDLTPSEWRETETRALEYLHLTGQPQLYEKECIRQDGSRVIVEVFIHPVCDFEGNIQYYYAFITDISNECRKVRQVNRGGRRRSKCLPLISSPVIYACQPTGGYPFTFVSRKVKALFGYEPAEFLSDPGFWIDHVHPEDVTRILTLLTRLAEKEYYTFSYRFRHKDGTYHLVHNVLGLMRDSDSRPQEIIGRWIEIAEVEQHKETRCGRSSDISHTRRARIISAEKAQGNLRTALW
- a CDS encoding UDP-glucose/GDP-mannose dehydrogenase family protein, whose product is MNICVIGTGYVGLVTGACFAENGSDVICVDIDEQKIAGLRQGKIPIYEPGLEDLVQRNSREGRLQFTTDLAEGVRESLINIIAVGTPPDEDGSADLQHVLAVARSIGQIMDSYKIIVDKSTVPVGTAELVRQTIARETPIEFDVVSNPEFLKEGAAVADFMKPDRVIIGCDSPKVADIMRELYSPFVRTGNPIIIMDIKSAEMTKYAANAMLATRISFMNELANLCERVGADIDMVRMGISTDSRIGHSFLFPGVGYGGSCFPKDVKAIIRTAEKYQYPMEILRAVEKVNNCQKNLLGLKVCEHFRNCGQEGVKGKLLALWGLAFKSQTDDMREAASLNIINHLLAEGASIRAYDPAAMDRAREIFKDKIQLCSRNYECLEGADGLLVITEWNEFRRPNFDRIKQLMRTPVIFDGRNLYDPKLMRERGFIYYGIGRP
- a CDS encoding glycosyltransferase family 2 protein, with protein sequence MGDHTADKTMQEAVGPRKENICAIIVTYHPDAGFPERAIKAAKQAGRMVIVDNHSSSPAVAMLNKAAPSLNAHLILNADNLGVAAALNQGVRWARAQGCLWALTLDQDTIPLESMVDNLAAAYQDCPFREETGMIGTNYQDPNNGYVYRQPLCARVAGEPALSWVEEKTLITSGSLLSIAAFDRVGPFREELFIDQIDHEYCLRLRNFGYRILLSLPLGMLHPVGARRSHKFLWQTLETSHHNPLRRYYMTRNRLILAREQYGKIRGTVRVLKKSRKDIARILLFEDRKMLKVYAIALGAFHGITGKAGRLPPGGGCLRERLWCGSRPHGQGKSRT
- the rfaE2 gene encoding D-glycero-beta-D-manno-heptose 1-phosphate adenylyltransferase, encoding MLVDPRLKIQPIDRIQDIVTGRKAKGEKIVFTNGCFDLLHVGHTRYLQEARACGDCLLIGLNSDRSIRLIKGESRPILPQEQRAEVLAALECVDLVVVFDEPDPLRLISLVQPDILVKGADWGYDQIIGREVVEAGGGRVVRIPLVPDVSTTTIINLIRSRFGGNGERTLQGNAK